The Streptomyces sp. NBC_01775 genome includes a region encoding these proteins:
- a CDS encoding helix-turn-helix transcriptional regulator, protein MRADRLVSLLLLLQNRGRLTAPELAAELDVSVRTVYRDIDSLSASGVPVYADRGPAGGFRLLDGYRTRLTGLTDSEAGSLFLSGLPGPAQELGLGAVLTTAQLKVRAALPAALAERSRRVQDRFHLDAPGWFKDAEPVPHLPRIAEAVWEQRVLSVRYQRWRGEVRREVRPLGVVLKGGIWYAVAQADEAVRTYRISRFEEAEPTPDGRTFERPAGFDLAAYWAESARRLESWLRQDMARVRLSPTAQWLLPAKFGAPGERALAAAGPPDGDGWVETELEVESEPVAVSDLLSLGAEAEVLGPPSLRAALLKAVAALSARYAQG, encoded by the coding sequence ATGCGTGCCGACCGGCTTGTCTCCCTCCTCCTGCTGCTCCAGAACCGGGGCCGGTTGACGGCGCCGGAGCTGGCGGCCGAGCTCGATGTGTCCGTGCGCACCGTCTACCGCGACATCGACTCGCTCAGCGCCTCGGGGGTCCCCGTCTACGCCGACCGAGGCCCCGCCGGGGGCTTCCGGCTGCTGGACGGCTACCGCACCCGGCTGACCGGACTCACCGACTCCGAGGCGGGCTCGCTCTTCTTGTCCGGGCTCCCGGGCCCCGCCCAGGAGCTGGGGCTCGGCGCCGTGCTGACCACCGCCCAGCTGAAGGTGCGCGCCGCGCTCCCGGCCGCTCTCGCCGAGCGCAGCCGGCGCGTCCAGGACCGTTTCCATCTGGACGCGCCGGGCTGGTTCAAGGACGCCGAGCCCGTGCCCCATCTGCCGCGTATCGCCGAGGCCGTGTGGGAACAGCGGGTACTGAGCGTGCGCTACCAGCGGTGGCGGGGCGAAGTGCGCCGCGAGGTACGGCCGTTGGGCGTTGTCCTCAAGGGGGGCATCTGGTACGCGGTGGCCCAGGCGGACGAAGCCGTGCGCACATACCGGATCTCCCGATTCGAGGAGGCGGAGCCCACGCCGGACGGACGGACATTCGAGCGGCCCGCCGGCTTCGATCTTGCCGCCTACTGGGCCGAGTCGGCGCGCCGACTGGAGTCCTGGCTGCGGCAGGACATGGCGAGGGTGCGCCTCTCCCCCACCGCGCAGTGGCTGCTCCCGGCGAAGTTCGGCGCCCCCGGCGAGCGGGCGCTGGCGGCTGCGGGCCCGCCGGACGGCGACGGCTGGGTGGAGACCGAACTGGAGGTGGAGTCCGAGCCGGTCGCCGTCTCCGACCTGCTCAGCCTGGGCGCCGAGGCGGAGGTCCTCGGCCCGCCGTCCCTGCGGGCGGCCCTGCTGAAGGCCGTGGCCGCCCTTTCCGCCCGTTACGCGCAGGGGTAG
- a CDS encoding DUF397 domain-containing protein, translated as MHTPRPNLSAAKWRKSSYSNATGGECVEVADNIPNTVPVRDSKDPHGPTLVFPTTAWTRFITSVRD; from the coding sequence ATGCACACTCCCCGACCGAACTTGAGCGCCGCCAAGTGGCGTAAGTCCAGCTACAGCAACGCCACCGGGGGAGAATGCGTCGAGGTGGCCGACAACATCCCCAACACCGTCCCCGTCCGCGACAGCAAGGACCCCCACGGCCCCACCCTGGTCTTCCCCACCACCGCGTGGACCCGCTTCATCACCTCCGTCCGAGACTGA
- a CDS encoding TauD/TfdA dioxygenase family protein, giving the protein MSITAPHPVTPQSATLREARVPEGGLYEGTRLLRPFPEGWEERPYAHIEVHPQTSVIGAEIRGADLTRPLEPAVREELNRALLEWKVLFFRGAHLTPEQQAGFARHWGELETNPLLARGASDEVARFEKGAGGRPTYENVWHTDVTFRERPAMGAVLQLREVPPIGGHTMWADMAAAYDNLPEEVRERLDGASAVHDFIPGFARFTTREKLIELQDEFPPVEHPVVRTHPESGRKMLFVNTSFTTHIVGMDRAESDRLLAELVRQAHVPEYQVRFSWQPGDIAFWDNRATQHYALFDYAGHRRVAERVAIVGDRPF; this is encoded by the coding sequence ATGAGCATCACCGCGCCCCACCCCGTCACACCCCAGTCCGCCACCCTCCGTGAGGCCCGGGTGCCCGAGGGTGGGCTCTACGAGGGCACCCGCCTCCTGCGCCCCTTCCCCGAGGGCTGGGAGGAGCGGCCGTACGCGCACATCGAGGTTCACCCGCAGACCAGCGTCATCGGCGCGGAGATCCGCGGCGCCGACCTCACCCGGCCCCTGGAGCCCGCGGTGCGCGAGGAGCTGAACCGCGCGCTGCTGGAGTGGAAGGTCCTCTTCTTCCGGGGCGCGCACCTCACCCCCGAACAGCAGGCCGGCTTCGCGCGGCACTGGGGCGAGCTGGAGACCAACCCGCTGCTGGCACGCGGCGCGAGCGACGAGGTCGCCCGCTTCGAGAAGGGCGCGGGCGGCCGTCCGACGTACGAGAACGTCTGGCACACCGACGTCACCTTCCGCGAACGGCCCGCGATGGGCGCGGTGCTCCAGCTGCGCGAGGTGCCCCCGATCGGCGGGCACACGATGTGGGCGGACATGGCCGCCGCGTACGACAACCTCCCGGAGGAGGTGCGCGAGCGCCTCGACGGGGCGAGCGCGGTGCACGACTTCATCCCCGGCTTCGCGCGCTTCACCACGCGCGAGAAGCTGATCGAGCTCCAGGACGAGTTCCCGCCGGTGGAGCACCCGGTGGTGCGCACCCATCCGGAGTCGGGCCGGAAGATGCTGTTCGTGAACACCTCGTTCACGACGCACATCGTGGGCATGGACCGGGCGGAGAGCGACCGGCTGCTGGCCGAGCTGGTGCGCCAGGCGCACGTCCCCGAGTACCAGGTGCGCTTCTCCTGGCAGCCGGGCGACATCGCCTTCTGGGACAACCGTGCCACCCAGCACTACGCCCTCTTCGACTACGCCGGACACCGCCGCGTAGCCGAACGCGTCGCCATCGTCGGCGACCGCCCGTTCTGA
- a CDS encoding thioesterase family protein yields MSGRLPDFHQRVRAEWIDYNGHMSEAFYVLVFGHATDALMDAVGLGPGYREESGCSLYTVEAHVRYLREVEDGTPLTLRTRILGVDAKKLRFAHEMYAGPADESAAVANGSATIANGSTAVADEPTSVADEPATVGHELVATSELFALHVGGEGSVPFPAEVRERLAGLTEEPPPWAGRAIGPVPRA; encoded by the coding sequence GTGAGCGGGCGGCTGCCGGACTTCCACCAGAGGGTCCGCGCGGAGTGGATCGACTACAACGGCCATATGAGCGAGGCGTTCTACGTCCTCGTCTTCGGCCACGCCACCGACGCGCTGATGGACGCCGTCGGCCTCGGCCCTGGCTACCGCGAGGAGAGCGGCTGCTCCCTCTACACCGTGGAGGCGCATGTGCGGTACCTCCGTGAGGTCGAGGACGGCACCCCGCTCACCCTGCGTACGCGGATCCTGGGCGTGGACGCGAAGAAGCTGCGGTTCGCGCACGAGATGTACGCCGGTCCGGCGGACGAGTCCGCAGCCGTGGCAAACGGGTCCGCCACCATCGCGAACGGGTCCACCGCCGTCGCGGACGAGCCCACCAGCGTCGCGGACGAACCCGCCACCGTGGGGCACGAACTGGTCGCCACCAGTGAGCTGTTCGCGCTGCACGTGGGTGGGGAGGGCAGCGTTCCGTTTCCCGCCGAGGTGCGCGAGCGGCTCGCCGGGCTCACCGAGGAGCCGCCCCCGTGGGCGGGCCGCGCGATCGGTCCGGTGCCGCGCGCCTGA
- a CDS encoding 3-keto-5-aminohexanoate cleavage protein, with amino-acid sequence MPMNDSVIITCALTGAGDTVGRSPHVPVTPEQIAASAVEAAGAGAAVVHIHVRDPETGAPSRDPRLYREVVERIKETGTDVVINLTAGMGGDLVLDADQPLEKGALEGTDLVGGLDRLPHVEDLLPDICTLDCGSLNFGDNLYISTPEMLRKGARRIQELGVRPELEIFDTGQLAFAKQLLDEGLLDDPTVFQLCMGIPWGAPAEPGILASMVNFLPAGAQWASFALGRMQMPWVAQSILLGGNVRVGLEDNLYLSKGVKATNAQLTERAVQITESLGASVASPDEARARLGLKPRA; translated from the coding sequence ATGCCCATGAACGACAGCGTCATCATCACCTGCGCCCTCACCGGCGCCGGCGACACCGTCGGACGGAGCCCGCATGTGCCCGTCACCCCCGAGCAGATAGCCGCGTCCGCGGTGGAGGCAGCCGGGGCCGGAGCGGCCGTCGTCCACATCCACGTCCGCGACCCCGAGACCGGTGCCCCCTCGCGCGACCCCCGCCTCTACCGCGAGGTCGTCGAGCGGATCAAGGAGACGGGCACCGATGTCGTCATCAACCTCACCGCCGGCATGGGCGGCGACCTCGTCCTCGACGCCGACCAGCCGCTGGAGAAGGGCGCGCTGGAGGGCACCGACCTGGTCGGCGGCCTCGACCGGCTGCCGCACGTGGAGGATCTGCTCCCCGACATCTGCACCCTGGACTGCGGTTCGCTCAACTTCGGCGACAACCTCTACATCTCCACGCCCGAGATGCTGCGGAAGGGAGCGCGGCGCATCCAGGAGCTCGGGGTGCGGCCCGAGCTGGAGATCTTCGACACCGGGCAGCTGGCGTTCGCCAAGCAGCTGCTCGACGAAGGGCTGCTGGACGACCCGACGGTCTTCCAGCTGTGCATGGGCATTCCGTGGGGTGCGCCTGCCGAGCCGGGCATTCTCGCCTCCATGGTCAACTTCCTGCCGGCCGGGGCGCAGTGGGCGTCCTTCGCGCTGGGGCGCATGCAGATGCCGTGGGTGGCGCAGTCGATTCTGCTGGGCGGGAACGTGCGTGTGGGGCTGGAGGACAACCTGTACCTCAGCAAGGGGGTCAAGGCGACGAACGCCCAGCTCACGGAGCGCGCCGTGCAGATCACCGAGTCCCTGGGGGCCTCGGTGGCTTCTCCCGATGAGGCCCGCGCCCGGCTGGGCCTCAAGCCTCGCGCCTGA
- a CDS encoding helix-turn-helix domain-containing protein codes for MRRRTLNSRKLWVNDIAYAESCMDEQVPGPRPGRQPLTARRLLAEQLQHHREKSGWSLSSLANKAHYDRSDLHKMELGQKLGPEHLVAKLDGLYGTGNTLTLLWRLAKEEHVRDTYRAYMEMEASATVLHQYATSTVPGLLQTESYARTLVNTWPIWSQEEVETELTKRMARQERLGEDGALHYRAILDEACFRRVPRTPQTWRDQLTHLAEMADRPNVTLQVLPFASGLHELAGANLSLLWQADGANAAYQESSHTATVVADAKEVANLRLSYDALRDSALTPSESRTYIQRAVEEHTPCTLPDRT; via the coding sequence ATGCGGCGGCGTACGCTGAACAGCCGAAAACTGTGGGTCAACGACATTGCCTATGCGGAGAGTTGCATGGATGAACAGGTACCCGGCCCCCGCCCCGGCCGACAACCACTGACGGCCAGGAGGCTGCTCGCCGAGCAGTTGCAGCACCACCGCGAGAAGAGCGGCTGGTCACTCAGCTCACTGGCGAACAAGGCTCACTACGACCGCTCCGACCTGCACAAGATGGAACTCGGCCAGAAGCTCGGCCCCGAGCACCTGGTCGCGAAGCTGGACGGCCTGTACGGCACGGGCAACACGCTCACCCTGCTGTGGCGCCTGGCCAAGGAGGAGCATGTGCGCGATACGTATCGCGCTTACATGGAGATGGAGGCAAGCGCCACCGTCCTACACCAGTACGCGACATCGACCGTGCCCGGTCTGCTCCAGACGGAGAGCTACGCGCGAACCTTGGTGAACACCTGGCCGATCTGGAGTCAGGAAGAGGTGGAGACCGAGCTGACGAAGCGGATGGCGCGACAGGAACGACTCGGCGAGGATGGCGCCTTGCACTATCGCGCGATCCTCGACGAAGCCTGCTTCCGCCGAGTGCCCCGGACTCCTCAGACCTGGCGGGACCAGCTCACGCATCTTGCCGAAATGGCCGACCGGCCGAACGTCACCCTCCAGGTGCTGCCGTTCGCATCCGGTCTGCATGAACTGGCAGGCGCCAACTTGAGCCTGCTGTGGCAGGCCGACGGCGCCAACGCGGCCTACCAGGAGAGCAGTCACACGGCCACCGTGGTCGCGGACGCAAAGGAGGTGGCCAACCTCCGCCTGTCCTACGATGCTTTGCGGGACTCGGCCCTCACGCCCAGTGAGTCACGGACCTACATCCAACGCGCAGTTGAGGAGCACACACCATGCACACTCCCCGACCGAACTTGA
- a CDS encoding TetR/AcrR family transcriptional regulator, which yields MRKETGDRIEDGAGEVAERVRKVVEAAGCSQREFARRIVMDPSKLSRSLSGTRRFTVAELARIADAGEVDAAWLLGSRAVDPASAGAAPTRGDPAPGAPALPSPSAGAPSTTEPSPAPSPAPGASQLPSTGRPLQIVRETVRLIAEHGFHAVRVSDIAAACDTSTATIHYHFPGRAELLEAAVRWCMDEDTASRAARIAEAGAEDAAAELREVLALQTPRTPQQRRQWLVWLDLWAEAARSTAIGRLHVDYYRQWRTTVADVIRRGIGQGVFRPVDPEFSALRLTALVDGLASQVLAGADGTGGANGANGADGGDGGDSAEGAGSDGMSGGGTSADDMHAALLAHVRTELLPH from the coding sequence ATGCGGAAGGAAACGGGCGACAGGATCGAGGACGGCGCGGGCGAGGTCGCCGAGCGCGTCCGCAAGGTCGTCGAGGCCGCCGGGTGCAGCCAGCGGGAGTTCGCCCGACGGATCGTGATGGACCCCTCCAAGCTCTCCCGCTCACTCAGCGGCACCCGCCGCTTCACCGTCGCCGAACTGGCCCGTATCGCCGACGCCGGTGAGGTCGACGCGGCGTGGCTGCTCGGCTCCCGTGCCGTCGACCCCGCCTCGGCCGGGGCCGCCCCCACCCGCGGCGACCCCGCGCCCGGCGCCCCCGCGCTTCCCTCGCCGTCCGCCGGCGCCCCCTCCACCACCGAACCGTCTCCCGCACCGTCTCCCGCACCGGGCGCGTCCCAACTCCCCTCCACCGGGCGCCCGTTGCAGATCGTGCGGGAGACGGTGCGGCTCATCGCCGAGCACGGCTTCCACGCCGTACGCGTGTCCGACATCGCCGCCGCCTGCGACACCAGCACCGCCACGATCCACTACCACTTCCCCGGCCGCGCCGAACTGCTGGAGGCCGCCGTGCGCTGGTGCATGGACGAGGACACCGCCAGCCGCGCGGCCCGCATCGCCGAGGCCGGGGCCGAGGACGCGGCGGCCGAGCTGCGCGAGGTGCTCGCGCTCCAGACGCCCCGCACGCCGCAGCAGCGACGCCAGTGGCTGGTGTGGCTCGACCTGTGGGCCGAGGCCGCCCGCTCGACCGCCATCGGCCGCCTGCACGTCGACTACTACCGGCAGTGGCGCACGACCGTCGCCGACGTCATCCGGCGCGGCATCGGCCAGGGCGTCTTCCGCCCCGTCGACCCCGAGTTCAGCGCACTGCGGCTGACCGCCCTCGTCGACGGGCTGGCCTCACAGGTCCTCGCCGGCGCGGACGGCACAGGCGGTGCGAACGGTGCGAACGGCGCGGACGGCGGGGACGGCGGGGATTCCGCCGAAGGCGCCGGGAGTGACGGCATGAGCGGGGGCGGCACCAGCGCGGACGACATGCACGCGGCACTGCTCGCCCATGTGCGAACCGAACTGCTTCCCCATTAG
- a CDS encoding FG-GAP and VCBS repeat-containing protein encodes MQHKAITARWRSAAATATAGRVIGLTALVAGIAVTGVLTAGAATSKPAAKAKAAVPMADFNADGKADVVTSAPNGKVDGRSEAGYLTVVNGGADGSDTSKRQVVNRSSKGISGKSALGERWGDRSVARDLDGDGATDLVVGSSDTRSGLTLVWGGKGKGLTKGAALSKDLKVSSRVFGAGDFNGDGKSDLVAGDEGGDGDQLRVLYGPFTREGAPASKANLPSGSEFGPDKIVTGDVTGDGLDDVITTNSTEETADPTRVWKGGKEGLSDKPAEVDPAANGTVGDVDNDGFGDLVIRTVPKKNVENLPDDHGTIKVLYGTKDGPSKSRTTTLSQKSKGVPGTNEKGDELGSALSAGDVNGDGYADIAAGLPGEDLGKGAKGRDSGAVIQLFGAKGGLKGTGAKAYHQSTAGVPGGSEAGDRFGSAVTLQDTDGDKHADLSIGAPIESGTTKEPEAGAVWTLLGTDDGLTTKGVVSYGPTALGAPASRAGLGTSFAR; translated from the coding sequence GTGCAGCACAAAGCCATCACCGCGCGGTGGAGATCGGCAGCCGCCACCGCCACGGCAGGCCGCGTCATCGGGCTGACCGCGCTGGTCGCGGGTATCGCCGTCACCGGTGTGCTGACCGCGGGGGCCGCCACCTCCAAGCCGGCCGCCAAGGCCAAGGCCGCTGTTCCCATGGCGGACTTCAACGCCGACGGCAAGGCCGACGTGGTCACCTCGGCGCCCAACGGAAAGGTCGACGGAAGGTCCGAGGCCGGGTACCTCACGGTCGTGAACGGCGGCGCCGACGGCTCGGACACCTCCAAGCGGCAGGTCGTCAACCGCAGCAGCAAGGGCATTTCGGGGAAGTCCGCCCTGGGCGAGCGGTGGGGCGACCGCTCCGTGGCCCGGGACCTGGACGGGGACGGCGCCACCGACCTGGTGGTGGGCTCCTCGGACACCCGGAGCGGACTGACCCTGGTGTGGGGCGGCAAGGGCAAGGGCCTCACCAAGGGCGCGGCCCTCTCCAAGGATCTCAAGGTCAGCTCGCGGGTATTCGGCGCGGGCGACTTCAACGGCGACGGCAAGTCGGACCTGGTCGCCGGCGACGAGGGTGGCGACGGCGACCAGCTGCGGGTGCTGTACGGCCCCTTCACCCGAGAGGGCGCCCCCGCCTCCAAGGCCAACCTGCCCTCGGGCTCGGAGTTCGGCCCCGACAAGATCGTCACCGGCGATGTCACGGGTGACGGCCTCGACGACGTCATCACCACCAACTCCACGGAGGAGACCGCCGATCCCACCCGCGTCTGGAAGGGCGGCAAGGAGGGGCTGAGCGACAAGCCCGCCGAGGTCGACCCCGCGGCGAACGGCACCGTCGGTGACGTTGACAACGACGGCTTCGGCGACCTGGTCATCCGTACCGTTCCCAAGAAGAACGTGGAGAACCTGCCCGACGACCACGGCACCATCAAGGTCCTCTACGGCACCAAGGACGGCCCCAGCAAGAGCCGCACCACCACCCTCAGCCAGAAGAGCAAGGGTGTGCCCGGCACCAACGAGAAGGGTGACGAGCTCGGCTCCGCTCTCAGCGCGGGCGACGTCAACGGTGACGGCTACGCCGACATCGCCGCGGGCCTGCCCGGCGAGGACCTCGGCAAGGGCGCCAAGGGCCGCGACAGCGGTGCGGTCATCCAGCTCTTCGGCGCCAAGGGCGGCCTGAAGGGCACCGGCGCCAAGGCGTACCACCAGAGCACAGCGGGCGTGCCCGGCGGCAGCGAGGCCGGCGACCGGTTCGGCAGTGCCGTCACTCTCCAGGACACCGACGGCGACAAGCACGCCGACCTCTCCATCGGCGCACCGATCGAGAGCGGCACCACGAAGGAGCCGGAAGCGGGCGCCGTGTGGACCCTGCTCGGCACGGACGACGGCCTGACCACCAAGGGCGTCGTCTCCTACGGCCCCACCGCGCTGGGCGCCCCCGCCTCGCGCGCCGGCCTCGGCACCAGCTTCGCCCGCTGA
- a CDS encoding histone deacetylase, which translates to MGPFDERSLGGQSSGESPELVWYASYGSNTHRDRLAAYIVGGRPEGGTREHPGCRDRRMPAESVPVELPGALYFATVSPVWGGGRAFYDPDAEGRTLAVAHLVTPSQFSDIAAQEMYRRPGAGLDLAGVLTRGRAALGDGRYETLVCAGTLRSRPVLTFTAPWGAGDVPYVPPTAAYLAHLAAGLRESGGWSGERVAAYLAAAGALTRGADGHGADARGTDVNGVDNA; encoded by the coding sequence ATGGGTCCCTTCGATGAGCGGTCCTTGGGCGGGCAGTCCTCCGGTGAGTCGCCGGAGCTGGTCTGGTACGCCTCCTACGGGTCCAACACGCACCGCGACCGGCTGGCGGCGTACATCGTCGGAGGGCGGCCCGAGGGAGGGACGCGGGAGCATCCCGGCTGCCGGGACCGGCGCATGCCCGCCGAGTCGGTGCCGGTCGAACTGCCGGGCGCCCTGTACTTCGCGACCGTGTCCCCCGTATGGGGTGGCGGGCGGGCCTTCTACGACCCGGACGCCGAAGGCCGAACCCTTGCCGTGGCCCATCTGGTGACGCCGAGTCAGTTCTCTGACATCGCGGCGCAGGAGATGTACCGGCGGCCGGGCGCCGGCCTCGACCTGGCGGGCGTGCTCACACGGGGGCGCGCCGCGCTGGGGGACGGGCGGTACGAGACGCTGGTGTGCGCCGGAACGCTGCGCTCCCGGCCCGTACTCACGTTCACCGCGCCGTGGGGCGCCGGAGACGTACCGTACGTGCCGCCCACGGCCGCCTACCTCGCCCATCTGGCGGCGGGGCTGCGGGAGTCGGGCGGCTGGAGCGGGGAGCGGGTGGCGGCCTACCTCGCAGCCGCGGGGGCGCTCACGCGCGGCGCGGACGGGCACGGCGCGGACGCGCGGGGTACGGACGTGAACGGTGTGGATAACGCCTAG
- a CDS encoding DUF397 domain-containing protein produces MTHTPRPSLSTARWRKSSYSNANGGACVEVADNIPNTVPVRDSKDPHGPTLVFPTTAWTRFITSVRG; encoded by the coding sequence ATGACGCATACCCCGCGACCGAGCCTGAGCACCGCCAGGTGGCGTAAGTCCAGCTACAGCAACGCCAACGGAGGGGCGTGCGTCGAGGTGGCGGACAACATCCCCAACACCGTCCCCGTCCGCGACAGCAAGGACCCCCACGGCCCCACCCTGGTCTTCCCCACCACCGCGTGGACCCGCTTCATCACCTCCGTGCGGGGCTGA
- a CDS encoding 3-hydroxyacyl-CoA dehydrogenase NAD-binding domain-containing protein produces MTTAPQDVRRVTCIGAGVIGGGWVAHFLARGYDVTAWDPAPDAPEKLRRLVDAAWPALTQLGPAEGASKDRLTLAPTLEAACAHAQFVQESAPEKLELKRSLLAQLDAATPEGVVIASSTSGYPMTDMQTEAADPSRLLVGHPFNPPYLIPLVEVVGGERTDATAVEWASRFYEVAGKSVITMDRELPGFIANRLQEALWREALHMVANGEATVKEIDDSITEGPGLRWAFMGPCLTFALAGGEGGMGHMLDHFGPSLKSPWTRLEAPELDRELRDAMVEGCEEAADGRTIADLVAERDQGVIDVLRATGRLPGGGLPGGQRGGTA; encoded by the coding sequence ATGACCACCGCACCCCAAGACGTACGGCGCGTCACCTGTATCGGCGCAGGCGTCATCGGCGGCGGCTGGGTCGCCCACTTCCTCGCGCGCGGTTACGACGTGACCGCTTGGGACCCCGCCCCGGACGCCCCGGAAAAGCTGAGGCGGCTCGTGGACGCCGCCTGGCCCGCGCTCACCCAGCTCGGGCCGGCCGAGGGCGCGTCCAAGGACCGGCTCACCCTCGCCCCCACCCTGGAAGCGGCCTGCGCGCACGCGCAGTTCGTGCAGGAGAGCGCCCCCGAGAAGCTGGAGCTGAAGCGCTCGCTGCTCGCGCAGCTCGACGCGGCGACGCCCGAGGGTGTCGTCATCGCCTCGTCCACCTCCGGGTATCCGATGACGGACATGCAGACCGAGGCGGCCGACCCGTCCCGGCTGCTGGTCGGGCACCCGTTCAACCCGCCGTATCTGATTCCGCTGGTGGAAGTGGTGGGCGGCGAGCGTACGGACGCCACTGCCGTCGAGTGGGCGTCGCGCTTCTACGAGGTGGCGGGCAAGTCGGTCATCACCATGGACCGCGAGCTGCCCGGATTCATCGCCAACCGCCTCCAGGAGGCCCTGTGGCGCGAGGCGCTGCACATGGTCGCCAACGGCGAGGCCACGGTGAAGGAGATAGACGACTCGATCACCGAAGGACCCGGGCTGCGCTGGGCGTTCATGGGCCCCTGCCTCACCTTCGCGCTCGCGGGCGGCGAGGGCGGAATGGGCCACATGCTCGACCACTTCGGCCCCTCGCTGAAGTCCCCATGGACCCGGCTGGAGGCCCCCGAGCTGGACCGGGAGCTGCGCGACGCGATGGTCGAGGGCTGCGAGGAGGCGGCGGACGGCCGCACCATCGCGGACCTGGTCGCCGAGCGCGACCAGGGCGTCATCGACGTCCTGCGCGCCACCGGCCGGCTGCCCGGCGGCGGACTTCCCGGCGGGCAGCGGGGCGGTACGGCGTGA